A window from Candidatus Latescibacterota bacterium encodes these proteins:
- the pyrR gene encoding bifunctional pyr operon transcriptional regulator/uracil phosphoribosyltransferase PyrR, which yields MEANPVRAFNQKAVLMNDEQMLRAIKRMTHEILERNESSSDLIIMGIARRGVPMAERLAAYMQKVEGRPVDVGSLDITFYRDDLRTIGPQPRVGETRIPGDIQDRVIVLVDDVLYTGRTVRSAMDELMDYGRPAAIQLAVMIDRGHRELPVRADYVGKNVPTSRREVVKVRFTEIDGVDDVLLGEVEQ from the coding sequence ATGGAAGCCAATCCCGTGCGCGCCTTCAACCAGAAGGCCGTGCTGATGAACGACGAGCAGATGCTCCGGGCCATCAAGCGCATGACCCACGAGATCCTGGAGCGCAACGAGTCCAGCAGCGACCTGATCATCATGGGCATCGCCCGGCGCGGCGTGCCCATGGCCGAGCGCCTCGCCGCCTACATGCAGAAGGTGGAGGGACGTCCGGTGGACGTGGGCAGCCTGGACATCACCTTCTATCGCGACGACCTGCGCACCATCGGCCCGCAGCCGCGCGTGGGCGAGACGCGGATCCCCGGCGACATCCAGGACCGCGTGATCGTCCTCGTGGACGACGTGCTCTACACGGGCCGCACCGTGCGCTCGGCCATGGACGAGCTCATGGACTACGGACGCCCCGCCGCGATCCAGCTCGCGGTGATGATCGACCGCGGGCATCGCGAGCTGCCCGTGCGCGCGGACTACGTGGGCAAGAACGTACCCACCTCGCGGCGCGAAGTGGTGAAGGTGCGCTTCACGGAGATCGACGGCGTCGACGACGTCCTGCTCGGGGAGGTCGAGCAGTGA
- a CDS encoding aspartate carbamoyltransferase catalytic subunit — protein sequence MSYTRKDLLDLESLSAEEITLFLDTAEKFREVSEREVKKVPTLRGYTVCNLFFENSTRTRISFELAEKRLSADIVNFSASTSSVAKGETLLDTAENLLAMKMDMFVMRHGASGAPHFLAARVPASVINAGDGTHEHPTQGLLDMLTMRQHLGELAGRKVVIVGDILHSRVARSNLHGLTKLGAEVTLCGPPTLLPRELGTLGVTLEYDLERALAGAEVVNILRIQRERQEGGLLPSLRAYARDWQVRPEHLKLMAPNGIVMHPGPMNRDVEIAQEVANGPRAVILEQVTNGVAVRMAVLYLLSEARRRMEGSAPAGGTSPGASEDTLIAQADA from the coding sequence GTGAGCTACACGCGCAAGGACCTGCTCGATCTCGAGAGCCTGAGCGCCGAGGAGATCACGCTCTTCCTCGACACCGCCGAGAAGTTCCGCGAGGTCAGCGAGCGCGAGGTCAAGAAGGTGCCGACCCTGCGGGGCTACACCGTCTGCAACCTGTTCTTCGAGAACAGCACGCGCACGCGCATCAGCTTCGAGCTGGCCGAGAAGCGCCTCAGCGCCGACATCGTGAACTTCTCCGCGTCCACCAGCAGCGTGGCCAAGGGCGAAACCTTGCTGGACACGGCAGAGAACCTCTTGGCCATGAAGATGGACATGTTCGTCATGCGCCACGGCGCCAGCGGCGCGCCGCACTTCCTGGCCGCGCGCGTGCCGGCCAGCGTGATCAACGCCGGCGACGGCACGCACGAGCACCCCACCCAGGGCCTGCTGGACATGCTCACCATGCGCCAGCACCTGGGGGAGCTCGCGGGGCGCAAGGTCGTGATCGTGGGGGACATCCTCCACAGCCGCGTGGCGCGCAGCAACCTGCACGGGCTGACCAAGCTCGGCGCGGAGGTCACGCTCTGCGGACCGCCCACCCTGCTGCCGCGGGAGCTGGGCACTCTGGGCGTCACCCTGGAGTACGACCTCGAGCGCGCGCTGGCCGGCGCCGAGGTCGTGAACATCCTGCGCATCCAGCGCGAGCGACAGGAGGGCGGCCTGCTGCCGAGCCTGCGCGCCTATGCGCGTGACTGGCAGGTGCGTCCCGAGCACTTGAAGCTGATGGCGCCGAACGGCATCGTGATGCACCCGGGGCCGATGAATCGCGACGTGGAGATCGCCCAGGAGGTGGCCAACGGCCCGCGGGCGGTGATCCTCGAGCAGGTCACCAACGGCGTGGCGGTGCGCATGGCCGTCCTCTACCTGCTCAGCGAGGCGCGTCGCCGCATGGAGGGCTCGGCGCCGGCCGGCGGGACGAGCCCCGGCGCGAGCGAGGACACGCTCATCGCCCAGGCCGACGCCTAG
- a CDS encoding dihydroorotase produces MDWIERCLDDRGGNFWIDGARLIDPVAGTETKGAVHVEGGRIRAIAAKAPAAGGVPVLDAGGLCLAPGLVDMHVHLREPGFEDKETVATGSASAARGGVTAMACMPNTKPICDDAAIVELIRERAATAGLCRVHPIGAITQGAASEQLADMGEMLAAGAIGFSDDGWPVRSAGLLRNALELSLRWDALLISHAEEPSLSQGGVMNESAVSHRLGLKGIPREAEDIGTDRDVRLAGLTGARLHIAHVSSRNSVEIVRRAKADGLRVTAETAPHYLLLDDTALEGYDSHKKMNPPLREKSDQEALVAALVDGTLDCVATDHAPHTEAEKQRELAYAPFGVTGLETSLAAVLTRLVHTGLMKLPAALALLTSRPAAILGLEGGRLEAGAPADLVLFDPEEAWTVRGAEMASKGRNTAFEGMSLTGRVRATVLGGQVVYAREGEAERFSPRPWRAVASHA; encoded by the coding sequence ATGGACTGGATCGAGCGCTGCCTGGACGACCGCGGCGGCAACTTCTGGATCGACGGCGCGCGGCTCATCGACCCCGTGGCCGGCACCGAGACCAAGGGCGCCGTGCACGTGGAGGGCGGCAGGATCCGCGCGATCGCGGCCAAGGCGCCGGCGGCGGGCGGCGTGCCCGTGCTCGACGCGGGCGGCCTCTGCCTCGCGCCGGGCCTGGTGGACATGCACGTCCACCTGCGCGAGCCCGGCTTCGAGGACAAGGAGACGGTGGCCACGGGCTCGGCCTCGGCCGCGCGCGGCGGCGTGACGGCCATGGCCTGCATGCCCAACACGAAGCCCATCTGCGACGACGCGGCCATCGTGGAGCTGATCCGCGAGCGCGCGGCGACGGCCGGGCTCTGCCGCGTGCATCCCATCGGCGCGATCACCCAGGGCGCGGCCAGCGAGCAGCTCGCCGACATGGGCGAGATGCTGGCCGCCGGGGCCATCGGCTTCTCCGACGACGGCTGGCCCGTGCGCAGCGCCGGCCTCCTGCGCAACGCCCTGGAGCTGTCGCTGCGCTGGGACGCGCTGCTCATCAGCCACGCGGAGGAGCCGTCGCTCAGCCAGGGCGGCGTGATGAACGAGAGCGCGGTGTCGCACCGGCTGGGGCTGAAGGGGATTCCGCGGGAGGCGGAGGACATCGGCACCGACCGCGACGTCCGGCTGGCCGGCCTCACGGGGGCGCGCCTGCACATCGCCCACGTCTCCAGCAGGAACAGCGTGGAGATCGTGCGCCGCGCCAAGGCCGACGGTCTGCGCGTCACGGCCGAGACCGCGCCGCACTACCTGCTCCTCGACGACACGGCCCTCGAGGGCTACGACTCCCACAAGAAGATGAACCCGCCCCTGCGCGAGAAGAGCGATCAGGAGGCGCTGGTGGCGGCCCTCGTGGACGGCACGCTCGATTGCGTGGCCACCGATCACGCGCCGCACACCGAGGCGGAGAAGCAGCGCGAGCTCGCCTACGCGCCCTTCGGTGTGACGGGCCTCGAGACCTCGCTCGCCGCCGTCCTGACCCGCCTCGTGCACACGGGCCTGATGAAGCTGCCCGCGGCGCTCGCGCTGCTCACGAGCCGGCCCGCGGCGATCCTCGGCCTCGAGGGCGGCCGCCTGGAGGCTGGCGCGCCGGCCGACCTGGTGCTCTTCGATCCCGAGGAGGCCTGGACCGTGCGCGGGGCCGAGATGGCGTCGAAGGGCCGCAACACGGCCTTCGAGGGGATGTCCCTCACCGGCCGCGTGCGGGCCACCGTGCTGGGTGGACAGGTGGTCTACGCGCGCGAGGGCGAGGCCGAGCGCTTCAGTCCCCGGCCGTGGCGTGCGGTCGCGTCCCATGCGTAG
- a CDS encoding tetratricopeptide repeat protein, translating to MRSAPATLRRLARLWPLLALVLFALGAGGGCAYFNTYSNARRYFKQAENMQRTPDGKITPNARKAYDDSIEKCKKLMELYPDSKYVDDALFLMSRAYFEKSEYGSCLRRLDELEERFPDHEWREQALYMRGVCDLENGDESRAIADLDRLQEEFPKSKHLAEGMFRRAEAEYRLGNWDDAIGAYQRLLESFKQSEFNDEARLKIALTQRELGQDSLAVETVAVLAEKGRNRRTVFEGQLAAAEILFDQHRYAECGALLGELEPVAENFQSRGPVLLLQARLVEADGDLEKAATQFENVATEFPRSNSAAEAWYRIGLIRQNREHDLEQAIVAYDNARKEVPRSLFADLAGTKSKAVQEVIDFRAQSGEEAPDSSAAQLQFRLAENQLLRLEDPEAALAEYGKVLEDYPDSPLASQAAYALAYINRYSLADTLAARRAVALLLERYPESDSARYVEGWLDALGPAQ from the coding sequence ATGCGTAGCGCCCCGGCGACGCTGCGGCGGCTGGCGCGGCTGTGGCCGCTGCTCGCGCTCGTCCTGTTCGCGCTGGGGGCGGGCGGCGGCTGCGCCTACTTCAACACCTACAGCAACGCCAGGCGCTACTTCAAGCAGGCCGAGAACATGCAGCGCACGCCGGACGGCAAGATCACGCCCAACGCGCGCAAGGCCTACGACGACTCCATCGAGAAGTGCAAGAAGCTGATGGAGCTCTATCCCGACAGCAAGTACGTGGACGACGCGCTCTTTCTCATGAGCCGCGCCTACTTCGAGAAGAGCGAGTACGGCAGCTGCCTGCGCCGCCTCGACGAGCTGGAGGAGCGCTTCCCCGACCACGAGTGGCGCGAGCAGGCGCTCTACATGCGCGGCGTCTGCGACCTGGAGAACGGCGACGAGTCCCGGGCCATCGCGGATCTCGACCGCCTGCAGGAGGAGTTCCCCAAGAGCAAGCACCTCGCCGAGGGCATGTTCCGCCGCGCCGAGGCGGAGTACCGCCTGGGCAACTGGGACGACGCCATCGGCGCCTACCAGCGGCTGCTGGAGAGCTTCAAGCAGAGCGAGTTCAACGACGAGGCGCGCCTCAAGATCGCCCTCACGCAGCGCGAGCTGGGGCAGGACTCGCTGGCCGTGGAGACGGTGGCCGTCCTCGCCGAGAAGGGACGCAACCGCCGCACCGTCTTCGAGGGGCAGCTCGCGGCGGCGGAGATCCTCTTCGACCAGCACCGCTACGCGGAGTGCGGCGCGCTGCTCGGCGAGCTCGAGCCGGTGGCCGAGAACTTCCAGTCCCGCGGGCCCGTGCTCCTGCTCCAGGCCAGGCTGGTGGAGGCCGACGGCGACCTGGAGAAGGCCGCCACCCAGTTCGAGAACGTGGCGACGGAGTTCCCCCGCAGCAACAGCGCCGCCGAGGCGTGGTATCGCATCGGGCTGATCCGGCAGAACCGCGAGCACGATCTGGAGCAGGCCATCGTCGCCTACGACAATGCGCGCAAGGAGGTGCCGCGTTCGCTCTTCGCCGACCTCGCTGGCACCAAGAGCAAGGCCGTGCAGGAGGTGATCGACTTCCGCGCGCAGTCGGGGGAGGAGGCGCCGGACTCGTCGGCGGCGCAGCTGCAGTTCCGTCTCGCGGAGAATCAGCTGCTGCGCCTGGAGGACCCCGAGGCCGCGCTCGCCGAGTACGGCAAGGTGCTGGAGGACTACCCCGACAGCCCGCTGGCCTCGCAGGCGGCCTACGCGCTGGCCTACATCAACCGCTACAGCCTGGCGGACACCCTCGCGGCGAGACGCGCGGTGGCGCTGCTGCTCGAGCGCTATCCCGAGAGCGATTCCGCCCGCTACGTGGAGGGCTGGCTCGACGCCCTGGGGCCGGCGCAGTGA
- a CDS encoding dihydroorotate dehydrogenase electron transfer subunit: MSAAGGDTPRPAALAAVWRRVRVSDLRADGALYWDLRVEGDDLPAGAPGQFSLLSPGADGASRGADPFLLRPLSLLDAGPGWQRFLFKVFGRGSAALAALTPGATLDLLGPLGHPFAPAASPAPLLVGGGVGIPPLHMLSRRLAAAGAPHRVLFGFNTAADIPERLLAELAVAVQVSTLDGSAGRRGHPVAQLLDERADDPAPQQILACGPIPMLEALRRAARPQDRVLLSLEERMACGVGVCRGCVVPVRDGDDWRYATVCREGPVFEVGQLATAEALAEEVGHA; the protein is encoded by the coding sequence GTGAGCGCGGCGGGCGGCGACACGCCTCGTCCCGCGGCGCTCGCGGCCGTCTGGCGCCGCGTCCGCGTGAGCGACCTGCGCGCCGACGGCGCGCTCTACTGGGACCTGCGCGTGGAGGGCGACGACCTCCCCGCCGGCGCGCCGGGGCAGTTCTCGCTGCTGTCGCCGGGTGCCGATGGAGCGAGCCGCGGCGCCGATCCCTTTCTCCTGCGCCCGCTCAGCCTGCTCGACGCGGGTCCGGGCTGGCAGCGCTTCCTCTTCAAGGTCTTCGGGCGGGGGAGCGCGGCGCTCGCCGCCCTCACGCCCGGGGCGACGCTCGACCTGCTCGGCCCGCTGGGCCACCCCTTCGCGCCGGCGGCCTCGCCCGCCCCGCTGCTGGTCGGCGGGGGCGTGGGCATTCCGCCGCTGCACATGCTCTCCCGGCGTCTCGCGGCGGCGGGCGCGCCGCACCGGGTGCTCTTCGGCTTCAACACGGCCGCGGACATCCCCGAGCGCCTGCTGGCCGAGTTGGCAGTCGCGGTGCAAGTGAGCACCCTCGACGGCTCCGCCGGCCGCCGCGGGCACCCCGTGGCGCAGCTGCTCGACGAACGCGCCGACGACCCCGCGCCGCAGCAGATCCTCGCCTGCGGTCCCATCCCCATGCTCGAGGCGCTGCGGCGCGCGGCGCGTCCCCAGGATCGCGTGCTGCTCTCGCTGGAGGAGCGCATGGCCTGCGGCGTGGGCGTCTGCCGCGGCTGCGTGGTGCCCGTGCGTGACGGAGACGACTGGCGCTACGCCACGGTGTGCCGGGAAGGTCCCGTCTTCGAGGTGGGGCAGCTGGCCACGGCGGAGGCGCTTGCCGAGGAGGTGGGGCATGCCTGA
- a CDS encoding dihydroorotate dehydrogenase: MPERHATVDLGARVGELRLANPLLAASGCFGYGLDYDPLLPPEVFGAVVTKTITPLPRKGNPVPRLMETPAGMLNSIGLENVGLDAFVETKLPALAARGLSPVVSLSAGSADAFAAMARRLADAPTLAIELNLSCPNVAEHGANFATDPAAVEAITRAVKRDFTVAPVWVKLSPNVTDIGLVARAAENAGADGICAINTLLGMDIDLATGRSPFARVTAGLSGPAIFPVALAAVHRVASQVTIPVIAIGGAASAADVLKFIAAGASAVQLGTALFSDPGLPARVLDGLAAFLAERDCASLDALREHWKERAS; this comes from the coding sequence ATGCCTGAGCGTCACGCCACCGTCGACCTTGGCGCCCGCGTGGGCGAGCTGCGGCTCGCCAACCCTCTGCTCGCGGCCTCGGGCTGCTTCGGCTACGGCCTCGACTACGACCCGCTGCTGCCGCCGGAGGTCTTCGGCGCCGTGGTGACCAAGACCATCACGCCGTTGCCGCGCAAGGGCAACCCCGTGCCGCGGCTCATGGAGACGCCGGCGGGCATGCTCAACTCCATCGGGCTGGAGAACGTGGGGCTCGACGCCTTCGTCGAGACCAAGCTGCCCGCGCTGGCGGCGCGCGGCCTCAGCCCGGTGGTCTCGCTGTCTGCGGGCTCCGCGGACGCCTTCGCCGCCATGGCCCGTCGACTTGCCGACGCGCCCACACTTGCCATTGAGCTGAACCTCAGCTGCCCCAACGTGGCCGAGCACGGCGCGAACTTCGCCACCGACCCGGCTGCGGTGGAGGCCATCACGCGCGCGGTGAAGCGCGACTTCACCGTGGCGCCGGTCTGGGTGAAGCTCAGCCCCAACGTCACCGACATCGGCCTCGTGGCTCGCGCAGCCGAGAACGCCGGCGCCGACGGCATCTGCGCCATCAACACGCTGCTCGGCATGGACATCGACCTCGCCACCGGCCGCAGCCCCTTCGCGCGCGTGACGGCCGGGCTCTCCGGCCCCGCGATCTTCCCCGTCGCGCTGGCCGCGGTGCACCGCGTCGCGAGCCAGGTGACGATCCCGGTCATCGCCATCGGCGGCGCCGCGAGCGCGGCCGACGTGCTCAAGTTCATCGCCGCGGGCGCCAGCGCCGTGCAGCTCGGCACCGCCCTCTTCTCGGATCCCGGCCTGCCCGCGCGGGTGCTGGACGGCCTCGCCGCCTTCCTTGCCGAGCGCGACTGCGCCAGCCTCGACGCCCTGCGCGAACACTGGAAGGAGCGCGCCTCGTGA
- the pyrF gene encoding orotidine-5'-phosphate decarboxylase, whose protein sequence is MSPANDEPLGHRLYIALDLPDALAAEALAAALAPLDVGLKVGLELFGAEGPALVRRLAAAAPVFLDLKFHDIPATVARAVAAATRLGVRLANLHVSTGEAAVREAVAARDEAAEEAGVTPPALIGVTVLTSLDGDDLRAVWGPSVAGTRDPSAEALRLAEHARDWGLDGVVASAREAAAIRAACGDDFLIVTPGIRPAGAELGDQKRVLTPAAALEAGASHLVVGRPVTRADDPAAACRELLAAMAAAKV, encoded by the coding sequence GTGAGCCCAGCGAACGACGAACCCCTCGGCCACCGCCTCTACATCGCCCTCGACCTGCCCGACGCTCTCGCCGCCGAAGCGCTGGCCGCCGCGCTGGCGCCCCTCGATGTGGGCCTCAAGGTCGGCCTCGAGCTCTTCGGCGCCGAGGGTCCGGCCCTGGTGCGGCGGCTCGCCGCGGCGGCGCCCGTCTTCCTCGATCTCAAGTTCCACGACATTCCCGCCACCGTGGCCCGCGCCGTGGCCGCGGCCACGCGCCTCGGCGTGCGGCTCGCCAACCTGCACGTGAGCACGGGCGAGGCCGCGGTGCGCGAGGCCGTCGCCGCGCGAGACGAGGCCGCCGAGGAGGCGGGCGTCACGCCGCCCGCGCTCATCGGGGTCACGGTGCTCACCAGTCTCGACGGCGACGACCTGCGCGCCGTCTGGGGCCCCAGCGTTGCCGGCACCCGCGATCCCTCGGCCGAGGCGCTGCGCCTGGCCGAGCACGCGCGGGACTGGGGCCTGGACGGCGTCGTGGCCTCGGCCCGCGAGGCGGCCGCCATCCGCGCCGCCTGCGGGGACGACTTCCTCATCGTGACCCCGGGCATCCGTCCCGCGGGCGCGGAACTGGGTGACCAGAAGCGCGTGCTCACGCCGGCGGCGGCGCTGGAGGCCGGGGCGAGCCATCTGGTGGTGGGGCGGCCCGTCACGCGGGCGGACGATCCCGCCGCCGCCTGCCGCGAACTGCTGGCGGCCATGGCCGCGGCGAAGGTGTGA
- a CDS encoding serine/threonine-protein phosphatase, producing MERIVSTGDGGLQLVQAQLSDIGLRRKTNEDALGFFVHEDSPPTQLAVICDGVGGNAAGEVASQLAVETVERSFFGAGNPVDPVAALRRAIQAANAEIQVQASRDPGLTSMATTCTAVAFRGDSFHVAHVGDCRAYLLRDGEITQLTEDHSLAEEYQRRGEPLPASQQALANVLTRCLGIEPSVAVDTVGPVRYGAGDVLVLCSDGLTKVVTPPEILKQATLFAPGEACRALVILARERGGPDNISLQVLRAREGKAL from the coding sequence GTGGAGCGCATCGTGAGCACCGGCGACGGCGGCCTGCAGCTCGTGCAGGCGCAGCTGTCCGACATCGGCCTGCGCCGCAAGACCAACGAGGACGCGCTGGGCTTCTTCGTCCACGAGGACAGTCCGCCCACCCAGCTCGCCGTGATCTGCGACGGCGTCGGCGGCAACGCGGCGGGCGAGGTGGCCAGCCAGCTCGCGGTGGAGACGGTGGAGCGCAGCTTCTTCGGCGCCGGCAACCCGGTGGATCCCGTGGCGGCGCTCAGGCGGGCCATCCAGGCCGCGAACGCCGAGATCCAGGTGCAGGCGTCCCGCGACCCCGGCCTGACGAGCATGGCGACCACCTGCACGGCGGTGGCGTTTCGCGGCGACAGCTTCCACGTGGCCCACGTGGGCGACTGCCGGGCCTACCTGCTGCGCGACGGCGAGATCACCCAGCTCACCGAGGACCACTCCCTCGCCGAGGAGTACCAGCGGCGGGGCGAGCCGCTGCCGGCGAGCCAGCAGGCGCTGGCGAACGTCCTCACGCGCTGCCTGGGCATCGAGCCCTCGGTGGCCGTGGACACGGTGGGTCCGGTGCGCTACGGCGCGGGGGACGTGCTCGTCCTCTGCAGCGACGGCCTCACCAAGGTCGTCACGCCCCCCGAGATCCTGAAGCAGGCGACGCTCTTCGCGCCCGGCGAGGCGTGCCGCGCGCTGGTCATCCTCGCGCGGGAACGCGGCGGGCCGGACAACATCTCCCTGCAGGTGCTGCGCGCGCGCGAGGGAAAGGCCTTGTGA
- a CDS encoding orotate phosphoribosyltransferase: MTPEHVMERLRETEAILDGHFSLSSGRHSDRYVQCARLLAATPVAAEMGAALAALLPADVDLVVSPAMGGLIIGHEVARARQLPFLFTEREDGAMVFRRGFAVPPGARTVVVEDVVTSGGSLLEAAAALRAAGGTLVAAAAIVDRSGGAKPDFGVPFHSLIALEVKTWSPQDCPLCAAGGTAVKPGSRHLGKTRA, encoded by the coding sequence ATGACCCCCGAGCACGTGATGGAGCGCCTCCGCGAGACCGAGGCGATCCTCGACGGCCACTTCTCGCTGAGCAGCGGGCGCCACAGCGACCGCTACGTCCAGTGCGCGCGGCTGCTGGCCGCGACGCCCGTGGCCGCCGAGATGGGCGCCGCGCTGGCGGCGCTGCTGCCCGCGGACGTCGACCTGGTGGTGAGCCCGGCCATGGGCGGGTTGATCATCGGCCACGAGGTCGCCCGCGCCCGGCAGCTGCCCTTCCTCTTCACCGAGCGCGAGGACGGCGCCATGGTCTTTCGCCGCGGCTTCGCCGTGCCGCCTGGCGCGCGCACAGTCGTGGTGGAGGACGTGGTCACCTCCGGCGGCAGCCTGCTGGAAGCGGCGGCCGCGCTGCGGGCGGCCGGCGGCACGCTGGTCGCGGCGGCGGCCATCGTGGACCGCAGCGGCGGCGCCAAGCCCGACTTCGGCGTGCCCTTCCACTCGCTGATCGCCCTCGAGGTCAAGACCTGGAGCCCGCAGGACTGCCCGCTCTGCGCCGCCGGCGGCACGGCCGTCAAACCCGGGAGCCGGCACCTGGGCAAGACGCGGGCCTGA
- a CDS encoding calcium/sodium antiporter: MPVADLVILILGLALLVGGGEVLVRGATALARSLGVSPLVIGLTVVAFGTSAPELAVNITAALRGQGGISFGNVVGSNIANIGLILGISALVRPLAVQRSLARRELPFMLAASLGATLLALETVADRPGGLGPVDGVLLLAGFVVFLVAMLRAARRDRARDPFLRGAEERAGEGGAMGLPLASLLTLAGLAGVIGGGHWTVEGATAIARHLGISEAVIGLSIVAIGTSLPELVTSLVAARHGESDLAVGNVVGSNIFNLLLVLGPTAMIRRIAVPAGGVVDLAVMCALSLALLPLGFAFGNRINRAEGAILLAAYTGYIAWRVLG, from the coding sequence ATGCCCGTCGCCGATCTCGTCATCCTGATCCTCGGACTCGCGCTGCTCGTGGGCGGCGGCGAGGTGCTCGTGCGCGGGGCGACGGCCCTGGCGCGCAGCCTCGGCGTCTCGCCGCTGGTGATCGGACTCACGGTGGTGGCCTTCGGCACCAGCGCACCCGAGCTGGCGGTGAACATCACGGCGGCGCTGCGCGGGCAGGGCGGGATCAGCTTCGGCAACGTGGTCGGCTCGAACATCGCGAACATCGGCCTGATCCTCGGCATCTCGGCGCTCGTGCGGCCGCTGGCCGTGCAGCGGAGCCTGGCGCGACGTGAACTGCCCTTCATGCTGGCGGCCTCGCTGGGGGCCACGCTGCTCGCGCTGGAGACCGTGGCGGACCGCCCCGGCGGACTCGGCCCAGTGGACGGCGTGCTGCTGCTCGCGGGCTTCGTCGTCTTCCTGGTGGCGATGCTCCGCGCCGCGCGGCGCGATCGCGCGCGCGATCCCTTCCTGCGCGGCGCCGAGGAGCGCGCGGGCGAGGGCGGCGCCATGGGCCTGCCCCTGGCGAGCCTGCTGACCCTGGCCGGCCTGGCCGGCGTGATCGGTGGCGGGCACTGGACCGTGGAGGGCGCGACGGCCATCGCCCGGCACCTGGGGATCAGCGAGGCGGTGATCGGCCTCAGCATCGTGGCCATCGGGACGAGCCTGCCCGAGCTGGTGACGAGCCTCGTCGCCGCGCGGCACGGCGAATCCGATCTCGCGGTCGGGAACGTTGTCGGCTCCAATATCTTCAACCTGCTGCTCGTGCTGGGGCCGACGGCCATGATCCGCCGCATCGCCGTGCCCGCGGGCGGAGTCGTCGATCTCGCGGTGATGTGCGCGCTCTCGCTGGCGCTCCTGCCGCTGGGCTTCGCCTTCGGCAACCGGATCAACCGCGCCGAGGGCGCGATCCTGCTGGCGGCCTACACGGGCTACATCGCGTGGAGGGTGCTGGGCTAG
- a CDS encoding GDP-mannose 4,6-dehydratase: protein MKVLITGITGFAGSHLADHLLATQPDAEVAGLYRWRSRTENVEHLVGRVRMVECDIRDATATREAIEAFRPDYIFHLAAQSFVPSSWRAPQETLSTNLLGQLNVFEAVRKSGLECRIQIAGSSEEYGLVHESELPITEDQPLRPLSPYAVSKVGQDALAYQYFMSYGMQIIRTRGFNHTGPRRPSVFVCSDFARQVVEIERGMRAPSLRVGNLDARRDFTDVRDTVRGYWLALTKGKPGEVYNVATGRSWAIREVLDMLVDFAGVKVEIGEDPERLRPSDVPRLEGDATRLREATGWAPTIPFEQTLRDLLDYWRERLA, encoded by the coding sequence ATGAAGGTCCTGATCACCGGCATCACCGGCTTCGCCGGGAGCCATCTGGCCGACCATCTTCTGGCCACCCAACCGGACGCGGAGGTCGCCGGCCTCTACCGCTGGCGCAGCCGCACCGAGAACGTGGAGCACCTCGTCGGGCGGGTGCGCATGGTGGAGTGCGACATCCGCGACGCCACGGCCACGCGCGAGGCGATCGAGGCCTTCCGTCCCGACTACATCTTTCACCTGGCGGCGCAGAGCTTCGTGCCCTCGAGCTGGCGCGCGCCCCAGGAGACCCTGAGCACGAACCTGCTCGGGCAGCTGAACGTCTTCGAGGCGGTGCGGAAGAGCGGGCTCGAATGCCGCATCCAGATCGCGGGCTCGAGCGAGGAGTACGGGCTCGTCCACGAGAGCGAGCTGCCCATCACCGAGGACCAGCCCCTGCGCCCGCTCTCGCCCTACGCGGTGAGCAAGGTGGGGCAGGACGCGCTGGCCTACCAGTACTTCATGAGCTATGGGATGCAGATCATCCGCACGCGGGGCTTCAACCACACGGGGCCGCGGCGGCCGAGCGTCTTCGTCTGCAGCGACTTCGCGCGGCAGGTGGTGGAGATCGAGCGGGGGATGCGCGCGCCGTCCCTGCGCGTGGGCAACCTCGATGCGCGGCGCGACTTCACCGACGTCCGCGATACCGTCCGCGGCTACTGGCTGGCCCTGACCAAGGGCAAGCCGGGTGAGGTCTACAACGTGGCCACGGGCCGGAGCTGGGCGATCCGCGAGGTGCTGGACATGCTCGTGGACTTCGCGGGCGTGAAGGTGGAAATCGGCGAGGACCCGGAGCGGCTGCGGCCGTCGGACGTCCCGCGCCTGGAGGGCGACGCCACCCGCCTCCGTGAAGCCACCGGCTGGGCGCCCACGATTCCCTTCGAGCAAACCCTGCGCGACCTCCTCGACTACTGGCGCGAGCGCCTGGCGTAG